The following proteins come from a genomic window of Paenibacillus spongiae:
- a CDS encoding sulfatase-like hydrolase/transferase has protein sequence MTRPNIVVVYCDDLGYGDLGCYGSDAIRTPHLDALAEDGVRFTEWYSNSPVCSPSRASLLTGLYPAKAGVSHILGGKRGTGGLKREAKTLAERLKESGYSTALYGKWHLGSSEDATPNARGFDDYFGFHAGCVDYYSHIFYWGMPHVNPTHDLWNNREEVWHDGEYMTHLITDKSVDFIERHKETPFFLYAAYNAPHYPMHAPEKYMKRYSHLPRDRQLMAAMISAVDDGVGDIVAALKRTGLYENTIIFFSSDNGPSSESRNYLDGTEDVYYGGSAGVFRGHKGSLFEGGIREPAILVYPHAIAAGQVCHDTGMMADIVPTVMEFAGLASPSPEEIDGLSVVEMVTKGTSTPHRQIFWEYGSQLAVREGKWKLVLDGKLDFDRTQPDDVHLSDLEADPGERVNLKDAHPDLASRLERSVRDWYKQLREQAES, from the coding sequence ATGACAAGACCGAATATCGTCGTCGTGTACTGCGACGATTTGGGCTACGGCGATTTGGGATGCTACGGGTCGGATGCGATTCGCACCCCACATTTGGATGCGCTTGCAGAGGATGGGGTCCGCTTCACGGAATGGTACTCCAATTCACCGGTCTGCTCGCCGTCCCGTGCATCGTTATTGACGGGGCTGTACCCGGCGAAAGCAGGCGTGAGCCATATTTTGGGCGGGAAGAGAGGAACCGGAGGGCTGAAGCGGGAAGCGAAGACGCTGGCCGAGCGGCTCAAGGAATCCGGTTACAGCACGGCTCTCTACGGCAAATGGCATCTCGGCTCCTCCGAGGATGCTACGCCGAATGCCCGCGGCTTCGACGATTACTTCGGCTTCCATGCCGGCTGTGTGGATTACTATTCGCATATCTTCTATTGGGGCATGCCGCATGTCAATCCAACGCATGACTTATGGAACAACCGCGAGGAAGTATGGCATGACGGCGAATATATGACCCATCTCATTACGGACAAATCCGTCGATTTCATCGAGCGTCACAAGGAGACGCCTTTCTTCCTCTACGCCGCATACAATGCGCCGCATTACCCGATGCATGCACCGGAGAAGTATATGAAGCGATATAGCCATTTGCCCCGCGACCGTCAGCTGATGGCGGCGATGATTTCCGCCGTGGACGACGGCGTGGGCGATATCGTAGCGGCGTTGAAGCGAACCGGACTCTATGAGAATACGATTATCTTCTTCTCCAGCGACAATGGGCCTTCTTCGGAATCCCGCAATTACCTCGACGGCACGGAAGACGTCTACTATGGCGGAAGCGCCGGCGTATTCCGCGGTCATAAAGGAAGCTTGTTCGAAGGCGGCATCCGCGAACCTGCGATACTGGTCTACCCCCATGCTATTGCAGCAGGTCAGGTGTGCCATGATACGGGCATGATGGCCGACATCGTGCCGACAGTCATGGAATTTGCCGGCCTGGCATCGCCGTCTCCGGAAGAAATTGACGGCCTTAGCGTCGTTGAGATGGTGACGAAGGGGACATCGACGCCGCATCGCCAAATTTTCTGGGAATACGGCAGCCAGCTTGCGGTTCGCGAAGGAAAGTGGAAGCTGGTTCTAGACGGCAAGCTTGACTTCGACCGTACGCAGCCGGACGATGTCCATCTCTCCGATCTGGAGGCGGACCCCGGCGAGCGGGTCAATCTCAAGGACGCTCATCCGGACCTGGCAAGCCGACTGGAGCGCAGCGTGCGGGATTGGTATAAGCAGCTGAGGGAGCAGGCCGAGAGCTGA
- a CDS encoding carbohydrate ABC transporter permease has protein sequence MKSIRLPSVGQWILIILIFFSFLPIYFILANSIKTPLDFAASDLNIPQHFEWSNYAAAWERINTPILNSVFIIVISVFFIVIFSSMSAYAFAKLPFPLKNILFMLIFCLLLIPGFLTLIPLYLQIKKLGLSDSYWALILPYIAGGQAFTIFVLKTFFDQLPNELFEAARIDGAGNARIFTAIVLPLSVPICTTVAIINIINLWNDYLLPSLLLDRAHQTLTVALVAFEASAGNNGLSDYGGMMAAYALASVPLLILFSVLMRNFVEGIASGSIKM, from the coding sequence TTGAAAAGCATCCGGCTGCCATCCGTTGGACAATGGATCTTAATTATTCTGATCTTCTTCTCCTTTCTGCCGATTTATTTCATTCTAGCCAATTCAATCAAAACGCCGCTTGATTTCGCAGCCAGCGATCTGAATATTCCGCAGCATTTCGAATGGAGCAACTATGCGGCAGCATGGGAAAGAATAAACACGCCGATCCTGAATTCGGTTTTCATTATTGTCATCAGCGTGTTCTTTATCGTTATCTTTTCTTCGATGAGCGCCTATGCGTTCGCCAAGCTTCCCTTTCCGCTGAAAAATATATTATTCATGCTGATCTTCTGTCTGCTGCTGATTCCGGGCTTCCTGACCTTGATTCCGCTTTATCTGCAGATCAAGAAGCTGGGGCTCTCGGACAGCTACTGGGCGCTGATTCTGCCCTATATCGCGGGCGGCCAGGCCTTCACCATCTTCGTGTTAAAAACCTTCTTCGACCAGCTGCCCAATGAGCTGTTCGAGGCAGCGCGGATAGACGGCGCCGGAAACGCCAGAATTTTTACCGCTATCGTGCTTCCCTTATCCGTTCCGATCTGCACCACGGTCGCAATTATCAATATCATCAACCTGTGGAACGACTATCTGCTGCCTTCGCTCCTGTTGGACCGGGCGCATCAGACCTTGACCGTCGCTCTGGTCGCCTTCGAAGCTTCCGCCGGCAACAATGGCCTTAGCGACTACGGCGGGATGATGGCGGCTTATGCTCTCGCCTCCGTGCCGCTCTTGATCCTGTTCTCCGTCCTCATGCGCAATTTCGTCGAGGGCATTGCCAGCGGTTCGATTAAGATGTAA
- a CDS encoding carbohydrate ABC transporter permease — protein MKIIDKFKGSLTGYAFILPTFIFLIWFMYFPVYQALSGAFTNWDGFNPPQFIGLDNFERMLTDEVLSQSTVNALIWIVFSIALAVIPPFLVAELIFHVKNLRAQYIYRTLFVVPIVIPGIVTVLLWRFLYEGDGAINRILEMIGLGSLQQLWLGDPNIALYSIILMGFPWISAFNMLIFYSGLQGIPQEVIEAAKLEGATGWKRVFKLDIPLSFPQFRLIVILSLIGSLQNIIPPLIMTNGGPGYSTYVPILHMYNVSTVNGEFGYGMAIALVMFIIILLFTILNMKLIKSES, from the coding sequence ATGAAAATAATAGATAAGTTCAAGGGTTCTCTGACCGGATACGCCTTTATTTTACCTACCTTCATCTTCCTCATCTGGTTTATGTACTTCCCGGTTTATCAGGCTTTGAGCGGCGCTTTCACGAACTGGGACGGCTTTAATCCCCCTCAGTTTATCGGACTGGACAACTTTGAGCGGATGCTGACCGACGAGGTGCTGAGCCAATCCACCGTCAATGCGTTAATTTGGATTGTATTCTCGATCGCTTTGGCCGTTATACCGCCATTTCTCGTTGCGGAGCTTATTTTCCACGTCAAAAATCTCCGGGCCCAATATATCTATCGCACCTTATTCGTCGTGCCCATTGTCATCCCCGGCATTGTAACCGTCCTTCTCTGGCGTTTCCTGTACGAGGGTGACGGCGCCATTAACCGAATTTTGGAAATGATAGGTCTGGGATCCTTGCAGCAGCTATGGCTCGGAGATCCTAATATCGCGCTCTATTCCATCATTCTGATGGGCTTTCCGTGGATCAGCGCATTTAACATGCTTATTTTCTACTCCGGCTTGCAGGGAATCCCTCAGGAAGTGATCGAAGCGGCGAAGCTCGAAGGGGCTACCGGGTGGAAACGGGTGTTCAAGCTGGATATTCCGCTCTCCTTCCCGCAATTCAGGCTAATCGTGATTCTATCCCTGATCGGAAGCCTGCAGAATATTATTCCGCCGTTGATTATGACCAACGGGGGGCCGGGATATTCCACCTATGTGCCGATTCTCCATATGTACAATGTTTCCACAGTAAACGGCGAATTCGGTTACGGCATGGCTATTGCCCTCGTTATGTTCATCATTATTTTGCTGTTTACAATCCTTAATATGAAATTGATCAAATCCGAATCCTAA
- a CDS encoding ABC transporter substrate-binding protein, giving the protein MNKKAKMLPAMMLTLALVLGGCGGNAAKNSPSDTPSAASGNQETSAAGWTGTITMYAQVYTPNSKNITGLKDQQMLQTVADEYEKTHPGIKIEFVDEEYKDYTQTIRVKAAAGELFDVFWGQWEELNNTFPKGIAEDLTEYLNKPNPYIADKPAWKDAMNETVVNETVSPDGKIYNINGDYVATAFFYNKDLFEQAGITEAPKSWAELIDTSKKLQAAGIVPMSQAPDYGWFQRHFLSDFFSKEFETISGYDKKPGISSLDQSVAISKGLLSTKDERFMGWWPMFKELTDTWKKDYLTADPGVAANSARNDFLAGKTAIMYDGSWLPENAKDANINFELASFNFPVLTAADTAHTTGHDTSGAVGGPNAAFQFAIATEQANASMKEEGKKEAVLDWLQFLGTPANVEKVVNEHGTFVPTWPGTKPNESMADLASQASKELKAIGVGGSSPNLSKNLQRIFGLYLSGNMDFDKAQQSVQKELDTAIKEYETKNNTDYSQY; this is encoded by the coding sequence ATGAACAAGAAAGCAAAGATGCTGCCGGCTATGATGCTCACGCTTGCTTTGGTTTTGGGCGGCTGCGGCGGCAATGCAGCCAAGAACAGCCCGTCCGATACGCCTTCTGCGGCGTCGGGTAACCAGGAGACAAGCGCGGCCGGATGGACAGGCACCATTACGATGTATGCTCAAGTCTACACGCCCAACTCCAAGAACATTACAGGCTTGAAAGATCAGCAAATGCTGCAAACGGTAGCTGACGAGTATGAGAAGACTCACCCCGGAATCAAAATTGAATTTGTCGATGAGGAGTATAAAGATTACACGCAGACGATCCGCGTCAAAGCGGCGGCCGGCGAATTATTCGATGTGTTCTGGGGACAATGGGAAGAATTGAATAACACCTTCCCTAAAGGCATTGCAGAGGATTTGACGGAATACTTGAACAAGCCCAATCCGTATATTGCCGATAAACCGGCCTGGAAGGATGCCATGAACGAAACGGTCGTGAATGAGACCGTCTCTCCGGATGGCAAGATCTATAACATCAATGGCGACTATGTGGCGACCGCCTTCTTCTATAACAAAGACCTCTTCGAACAAGCCGGCATTACCGAAGCGCCGAAGAGCTGGGCGGAGCTGATTGATACCAGCAAGAAATTGCAGGCGGCCGGCATTGTTCCGATGTCGCAGGCTCCGGACTACGGCTGGTTCCAACGCCATTTCCTGAGCGACTTCTTCTCCAAGGAATTTGAAACGATCTCCGGTTACGACAAGAAACCGGGTATTTCCTCCCTGGATCAATCCGTCGCGATTTCGAAAGGCCTCCTGAGCACCAAGGACGAGCGATTCATGGGATGGTGGCCGATGTTCAAGGAGCTGACCGATACGTGGAAGAAAGATTATTTGACCGCTGACCCCGGTGTTGCCGCCAACAGCGCAAGAAACGACTTCTTGGCCGGGAAGACCGCCATTATGTATGATGGCAGCTGGCTGCCTGAAAACGCCAAGGACGCCAATATCAACTTTGAATTAGCTTCCTTCAACTTCCCTGTATTGACCGCTGCCGATACGGCGCACACGACAGGTCACGATACTTCCGGGGCCGTAGGCGGTCCGAATGCGGCGTTCCAGTTTGCCATTGCAACCGAGCAAGCCAATGCAAGCATGAAGGAAGAAGGCAAGAAAGAAGCGGTGCTCGACTGGCTGCAATTCCTCGGAACGCCGGCGAATGTAGAGAAAGTCGTCAATGAGCACGGCACATTCGTTCCGACCTGGCCGGGCACGAAGCCGAACGAGAGCATGGCCGATCTGGCCAGCCAAGCCTCCAAAGAGCTCAAAGCGATCGGTGTCGGCGGGTCCTCGCCAAACCTGAGCAAAAATCTGCAGCGGATCTTCGGCTTGTATCTGAGCGGCAATATGGATTTCGATAAAGCGCAACAATCCGTACAGAAGGAACTCGATACCGCGATCAAAGAATACGAAACCAAAAACAATACGGATTACAGTCAGTACTAA
- a CDS encoding response regulator transcription factor, with protein MYRVIIVDDEAVIRQGIKKILQRFAPEWEVVGEAEDGISGLQQILRLQPDLAILDIRMPGLTGIECCEQIADQAPRIHRIILTAYQDFQLAKQAIHYGVLEFITKPLDREELLRTLRKVETLVDGERREQAQLSSLRHTVRQAAPLAQQLYYHQFLFGHYSNDLEQFLIDTGYSVPFKQDNALVVLLAVSPDWIEKDTFSPFDVELFMYALAKFVQEWCDDQPHAFILQDHAGQLIVILQYPADSAEPAGQLAAQLASGLNKGIRHYFKRTVTIGISSVHSFADTPKAYQEASLAVTYRIVYGGDQVLSHHDLHAQRNIPVHLLEQMEASLEQLMQGNEQTAYEVLDEVTSSGRIGPVDLKRIIVHYMLRLAVQIKQMDQDIHQISGKSLQAWLSELESTITRDSLMEKIKTMIHELCRIIVQERNHLDLKLVEKAKQHVRDYLSEGVSLQSVADYLGMNASYFSRWFKYSTNGNFVDFLKECRIEKAKELIQQGKHTLQEISTLIGYADVKHFYRVFKERTGYSPSEYKKHCM; from the coding sequence ATGTATCGCGTCATAATCGTTGATGACGAAGCCGTCATCCGCCAAGGCATCAAGAAAATCCTGCAGCGTTTTGCCCCCGAATGGGAGGTTGTCGGCGAAGCCGAGGACGGCATCTCCGGCCTGCAGCAGATCCTGCGTCTGCAGCCGGATCTGGCGATTCTGGATATCCGCATGCCGGGGCTCACCGGCATTGAATGCTGTGAGCAAATTGCGGATCAAGCCCCGCGTATCCATCGCATCATCCTGACCGCCTATCAGGATTTTCAGCTTGCCAAGCAGGCTATACATTATGGCGTGCTGGAGTTTATCACCAAGCCGCTGGACCGCGAGGAGCTGCTGCGGACGCTGCGCAAAGTGGAGACTTTGGTTGACGGAGAGCGCCGGGAGCAGGCCCAGCTGAGCTCTCTTCGGCATACCGTCCGCCAAGCGGCTCCTCTGGCTCAACAGCTGTATTATCATCAGTTTTTATTCGGGCATTATTCTAATGATCTGGAACAGTTTCTTATCGATACCGGATATTCCGTCCCCTTCAAGCAGGATAACGCTCTGGTCGTCCTGCTGGCCGTGAGTCCGGATTGGATCGAGAAGGATACCTTCAGCCCATTCGACGTCGAGCTGTTCATGTATGCTCTTGCCAAGTTCGTCCAGGAATGGTGTGACGACCAGCCGCATGCCTTTATTTTGCAGGACCATGCCGGTCAATTGATTGTCATTCTCCAATACCCCGCCGATTCGGCGGAACCTGCCGGACAGCTGGCGGCGCAGCTGGCAAGCGGGCTTAATAAGGGCATTCGCCATTATTTCAAACGGACGGTCACCATCGGGATCAGCAGCGTCCATTCTTTTGCCGATACCCCGAAAGCTTACCAGGAAGCCTCTCTGGCCGTCACTTACCGCATTGTTTATGGCGGGGATCAGGTTCTGTCGCATCATGACCTTCATGCCCAGCGGAATATACCTGTGCATTTGCTTGAGCAAATGGAGGCCTCTTTGGAGCAACTGATGCAGGGCAATGAACAAACCGCTTACGAGGTGTTGGATGAAGTCACTTCTTCCGGGCGCATAGGCCCCGTCGACCTGAAACGGATTATCGTCCACTACATGCTGCGGCTTGCGGTACAAATCAAGCAAATGGATCAGGATATCCATCAAATAAGCGGCAAATCCTTGCAAGCGTGGTTATCCGAGCTGGAATCCACAATAACCCGCGACTCCTTAATGGAGAAGATCAAAACGATGATCCATGAGCTATGCCGGATCATTGTTCAGGAACGCAATCATCTGGATCTCAAGCTTGTGGAGAAAGCGAAGCAGCATGTGAGGGATTATCTGTCCGAAGGGGTCAGCCTTCAATCCGTTGCGGATTATCTCGGGATGAATGCCAGCTATTTCAGCCGATGGTTCAAGTATTCGACAAATGGAAATTTCGTCGATTTTCTTAAAGAATGCCGGATCGAGAAAGCAAAAGAACTGATTCAGCAGGGCAAGCATACGCTTCAGGAAATCAGCACGCTGATCGGTTATGCCGATGTGAAGCATTTTTACCGCGTCTTCAAGGAACGTACCGGCTATTCGCCGTCAGAATATAAGAAGCATTGCATGTAA
- a CDS encoding sensor histidine kinase, with protein MKTFITFKQKLIMTYMIFIVLPLSTLGFGAYHLYSQAMEKKVSDFAEQVAVSTASSIEMYIHELERFTLMPYHNQELLDMLTIMQPSNSLSEMDMKEIIEKNFSFWQSQRDSVEEIYYFGVPGTGMKRIYSQGYLPPDFTVDMMPWYETFSQSGSNTVFLSLHKPIVNYYNDIHDEQKVFSLVRKIYKSTTMLEYAGYFEVDFKLDDIQKMMDLVNRDKNSSYFIMDSAKQVVYANHSVDEQLLANLPAIPADKQGQQMMNIGKQKNIVVYSKVGGYGWTVVGYVPVDQIVSGIVSVRNSMILLGIICIICAILISTGISYQITKPIYRLIALIKRVETEDFQIEYVNPPRNEIGHLIRSVIQMSRKLDETIRNLYQAEIVRKESELQALKSQINPHFLFNTLEMIKMKAEIDEADSTVDMITALGKLVKSSVFQGNGFITFREETEYLTNYFYIQESRYATRFEMTVDVEDEILDWYLPKILIQPLIENAFYHGLEMKQGKGKLSVTIWRESDYVKVQVADDGLGMSPERLQQLMLQFQNSTSYASRSKKSIGLANVYARMQLYFGGPYTMNINSEQGLGTQITLILPIIRSESEVNIYVSRHNR; from the coding sequence GTGAAAACTTTCATTACCTTCAAACAGAAGCTCATTATGACGTATATGATCTTTATCGTGCTGCCGCTATCCACTCTCGGCTTTGGAGCCTATCATTTATACAGCCAGGCCATGGAGAAGAAAGTAAGCGATTTCGCCGAACAGGTGGCGGTCAGCACGGCTTCCAGCATTGAAATGTATATTCACGAGCTGGAAAGATTCACCCTCATGCCCTATCACAACCAAGAGCTGCTGGATATGCTGACGATCATGCAGCCCTCCAATTCCTTGTCTGAGATGGACATGAAAGAGATCATCGAGAAAAATTTCAGCTTCTGGCAGTCCCAGCGGGACAGCGTGGAGGAGATCTATTATTTCGGCGTACCGGGCACAGGAATGAAGCGGATCTATAGTCAAGGTTATCTCCCGCCCGATTTCACCGTGGATATGATGCCATGGTACGAAACGTTCAGCCAATCCGGCAGCAACACCGTTTTCCTCAGTCTTCATAAGCCGATCGTCAATTATTACAACGATATCCATGACGAGCAGAAAGTCTTCTCCTTGGTACGCAAAATATACAAATCGACGACGATGCTGGAGTACGCCGGTTATTTCGAGGTTGATTTCAAGCTTGACGATATCCAAAAAATGATGGATCTGGTCAACCGCGACAAGAACAGCTCCTACTTCATCATGGACAGCGCCAAGCAGGTCGTCTATGCCAATCATTCCGTAGATGAACAGCTCCTGGCCAATCTCCCCGCCATACCCGCCGACAAGCAGGGGCAGCAAATGATGAACATCGGGAAGCAAAAGAATATCGTGGTCTACAGCAAAGTCGGCGGATACGGCTGGACGGTTGTCGGGTACGTGCCCGTGGATCAAATCGTGTCCGGCATCGTCAGCGTGCGCAATTCCATGATCCTGCTCGGAATCATTTGCATTATTTGCGCCATTCTTATTTCTACCGGGATCTCCTATCAGATCACCAAGCCGATCTACCGCCTCATCGCGCTTATCAAACGGGTGGAAACGGAAGATTTTCAAATCGAATATGTCAACCCGCCGCGCAATGAGATCGGTCATTTGATCAGGAGCGTTATTCAAATGAGCCGGAAACTGGATGAGACGATCCGCAATCTTTACCAGGCCGAAATTGTCCGCAAGGAGAGCGAGCTGCAGGCATTAAAGTCGCAAATCAATCCTCATTTTCTATTTAATACGCTCGAAATGATCAAGATGAAGGCGGAAATCGATGAAGCCGACTCGACCGTCGACATGATTACCGCTTTAGGCAAGCTGGTGAAATCTTCTGTTTTTCAAGGCAATGGCTTCATTACCTTTCGCGAGGAAACGGAGTATTTAACCAATTATTTCTATATTCAAGAAAGCCGCTATGCTACACGGTTTGAAATGACCGTTGACGTCGAGGATGAAATTCTGGATTGGTATTTGCCCAAAATCCTGATTCAGCCGCTTATCGAAAACGCCTTCTATCATGGTCTGGAAATGAAACAGGGGAAAGGCAAACTGAGCGTTACGATTTGGAGAGAGTCGGATTATGTAAAGGTTCAGGTTGCCGACGATGGCCTCGGTATGTCCCCGGAACGCCTGCAGCAGCTGATGCTGCAATTCCAGAACAGCACGTCCTATGCGTCGAGATCCAAGAAAAGCATTGGGCTGGCCAATGTATATGCCCGCATGCAATTGTATTTCGGCGGCCCCTATACGATGAATATCAACAGCGAGCAAGGGCTGGGAACACAGATTACTCTGATCCTGCCCATCATCCGCAGCGAAAGTGAGGTCAACATCTATGTATCGCGTCATAATCGTTGA
- a CDS encoding alpha/beta fold hydrolase, with protein MDLYYGTQGSGPAVVMIHSPGVDSREWKGLAPLLAKSNQVVTYDGRGMGESPAPQEPMDPVSDLLGLLQHLQLNRVTLIGHSMGGELALNFALAHPDMVERLIVIAPSLTGYPYSQAFLEWMGAVNALAPDIGKMVEFSLEGPNYRTVMASEHRDFLIDLHSHYMTRVFTEWRSFEVIWPQPPAIERLEQVAAPTLFIHGTVEWGDMLGVAKEFERVPSVQFDKVEGADHMITMTHASKLASIIQRFLDSNREE; from the coding sequence ATGGACTTATACTACGGTACTCAGGGAAGTGGGCCGGCAGTCGTCATGATTCACAGTCCCGGCGTCGACTCCAGGGAATGGAAGGGGCTTGCGCCGCTGCTCGCGAAGTCCAATCAAGTCGTCACCTATGACGGCAGGGGGATGGGGGAATCTCCCGCACCGCAGGAGCCGATGGATCCCGTCTCGGATCTGCTCGGGCTGCTCCAGCACTTGCAGCTGAACCGGGTTACACTTATCGGCCACTCCATGGGCGGGGAGCTGGCCCTGAATTTCGCGCTTGCCCATCCGGACATGGTCGAGCGATTGATCGTTATTGCGCCTTCCCTGACCGGGTATCCGTATTCGCAGGCGTTTCTCGAGTGGATGGGGGCTGTAAATGCGCTTGCTCCAGATATCGGTAAAATGGTAGAGTTTTCGTTGGAAGGCCCCAATTACCGAACCGTAATGGCGAGCGAACACCGCGACTTTCTGATTGACCTGCATAGTCATTACATGACAAGAGTCTTTACGGAATGGCGAAGCTTCGAGGTCATATGGCCGCAGCCTCCGGCGATCGAGCGGCTGGAGCAAGTGGCCGCGCCAACGCTTTTTATTCACGGAACGGTGGAATGGGGCGATATGCTGGGCGTCGCCAAGGAATTCGAGCGCGTGCCGTCCGTGCAATTTGACAAGGTGGAAGGTGCGGATCATATGATCACGATGACGCACGCCTCGAAGCTCGCCTCCATTATTCAACGCTTTCTGGATTCGAATCGGGAGGAGTGA
- a CDS encoding TetR/AcrR family transcriptional regulator produces the protein MPRSREENERIRQLAMDNIGTAAMECFLERGYHATSIDDIARRAGVSKGLLYNYYQGKEGLLAEIVRARVDEIVGVMEAAYALDSPRDQLLQIIEGALGYIVQNPKAYRFFLHLQTHPEEDAVLSKYSQMLNQEMSRQYELQCGIFERMQVVDQKLRSLYFSSALHGVMLLLSIYPDYPVAAVKEQMIRDFC, from the coding sequence ATGCCGCGCAGCCGGGAAGAGAATGAAAGGATTCGCCAATTGGCCATGGACAATATCGGTACCGCAGCCATGGAATGCTTCCTTGAACGAGGGTATCATGCCACATCCATCGATGATATCGCCAGGAGAGCGGGCGTATCCAAAGGACTGCTGTACAATTACTATCAAGGGAAAGAAGGCCTTCTGGCCGAGATCGTTCGGGCCCGGGTGGACGAGATTGTAGGCGTGATGGAAGCGGCTTACGCGCTTGACTCGCCGAGAGACCAGCTGCTGCAAATTATCGAAGGGGCGCTGGGGTATATCGTACAGAATCCCAAGGCGTACCGCTTCTTCCTGCATCTTCAGACGCATCCGGAGGAAGACGCGGTGCTTTCCAAGTACAGCCAAATGCTGAATCAGGAAATGTCCAGGCAATATGAGCTTCAATGCGGCATCTTCGAGCGCATGCAGGTTGTGGATCAGAAGCTTCGCTCCTTGTACTTTTCCTCGGCACTGCATGGCGTGATGCTTCTGCTGTCGATCTATCCGGATTATCCGGTCGCGGCAGTGAAGGAGCAAATGATTCGGGATTTTTGTTAG
- a CDS encoding DUF6612 family protein, protein MKKLTAGLLAAILALGLTACGSKEPVESNAGNGNKGGNAEQTTGAGGNSANANKETGSLPTVDELISKTTDASIALKSFSMDAAINQNITMAQGDQKQEQKIDMKMKTDIIKEPMAIYQEIQMQMPDQQGNQTITQYITEDGIYSGTNGSWVKLPNEMKDQMMASLSGSMKPEAQLEQFKTIAKDMKITEEGSEYVMSADLSGDSMKEMAKSLMSQSGGANEQVAAMLDAMNIKNIKITYGVNKETYLPTKSDVSMTMDMEQEGQSISLDMVMTSTFSKHNEVAEIKVPEEALNAPSAAQ, encoded by the coding sequence TTGAAGAAGTTGACAGCAGGACTATTGGCAGCCATCCTGGCACTGGGTCTTACCGCTTGCGGTTCGAAGGAGCCGGTCGAATCGAACGCAGGTAACGGCAACAAAGGCGGCAACGCCGAGCAGACGACCGGAGCCGGCGGCAACTCAGCTAACGCGAACAAAGAGACGGGATCGCTCCCTACGGTAGATGAACTCATTTCGAAAACGACAGATGCAAGCATAGCGCTTAAGAGCTTCTCGATGGATGCCGCGATTAACCAGAACATTACGATGGCGCAGGGCGATCAGAAGCAGGAACAGAAGATCGACATGAAGATGAAGACGGATATCATCAAGGAGCCAATGGCAATCTATCAAGAGATCCAGATGCAAATGCCGGATCAGCAGGGCAACCAGACTATCACGCAGTACATCACGGAAGATGGCATCTATTCGGGAACGAACGGAAGCTGGGTGAAGCTGCCGAATGAAATGAAAGATCAAATGATGGCCAGCCTGTCCGGCTCGATGAAGCCGGAAGCCCAGCTGGAGCAGTTCAAGACGATCGCCAAAGATATGAAAATTACGGAAGAGGGCAGCGAATACGTGATGTCGGCCGACCTGTCCGGAGACAGCATGAAGGAGATGGCCAAATCGCTGATGAGCCAATCCGGCGGCGCCAACGAGCAAGTGGCGGCTATGCTGGATGCGATGAACATCAAGAACATCAAAATTACGTATGGCGTAAACAAAGAGACCTATCTGCCTACCAAATCCGATGTGAGCATGACGATGGATATGGAGCAGGAAGGCCAGAGCATCTCGCTTGATATGGTGATGACCAGCACGTTCTCCAAGCACAACGAGGTCGCCGAGATCAAAGTGCCGGAAGAAGCTCTCAACGCTCCAAGCGCCGCTCAATAA